In a single window of the Melioribacteraceae bacterium genome:
- a CDS encoding bifunctional 4-hydroxy-2-oxoglutarate aldolase/2-dehydro-3-deoxy-phosphogluconate aldolase — protein MERAEITKIVEENGAVAVVRLKDPAKLMKLAEAIYAGGLKSFEITLSVPNAYSLIEQASKEFGDKMLIGVGTVINSEQAQKAIDSGAKYVVSPILKKEIIETSHKNNVPVMPGCFTPTEAQIAWEMGADIIKVFPAEVAGMNFFKAVLAPLPHLKMMPSGGVTLTNAGDWLKVGACAVGVGGALLDSKAIAENNFAVITENAKVLMSSINNYRNSK, from the coding sequence ATGGAAAGAGCAGAAATTACTAAGATTGTTGAGGAAAATGGAGCCGTCGCGGTTGTTCGTTTAAAAGATCCGGCAAAATTAATGAAGCTTGCCGAGGCAATTTATGCAGGTGGATTAAAAAGTTTTGAGATTACTCTATCTGTCCCAAACGCTTATTCACTAATTGAACAGGCCTCGAAGGAATTTGGTGATAAAATGTTGATTGGTGTGGGGACCGTTATAAATTCTGAACAAGCACAGAAAGCAATTGATTCGGGGGCTAAATATGTGGTCAGTCCAATCTTAAAAAAAGAAATTATTGAGACTTCCCATAAAAATAATGTACCGGTGATGCCCGGCTGCTTTACTCCCACCGAGGCACAAATTGCATGGGAAATGGGAGCCGATATAATAAAAGTATTTCCGGCAGAGGTTGCTGGAATGAATTTCTTTAAAGCTGTTCTTGCCCCGTTACCACATTTAAAGATGATGCCTTCGGGAGGAGTTACTCTTACAAATGCTGGCGATTGGCTTAAAGTTGGTGCATGTGCGGTTGGTGTCGGCGGTGCATTACTCGATTCAAAAGCAATTGCTGAAAATAACTTTGCTGTTATTACAGAAAATGCTAAAGTGTTGATGTCCTCAATTAATAATTATAGAAATTCAAAGTAG
- a CDS encoding sugar kinase translates to MKKVVTFGEIMLRLSTPGFERFVQSQSFDVTYGGGEANVAASLSNYGLNSFFVTKLPKHEIGQAAINHLRRYGVNTEFIARGGERVGIYFLETGASQRASKVVYDRSNSSISNIAINDIDWEKVFEGTDWFHFTGITPALGKNAQEVLEAACKAAKSKGIKISCDLNFRAKLWTEKEAQTVMVPLMNYVDVCIANEEDAEKSLGMKAKDTDIHKAELDESGYFELAKSLKTKFNFEAVAITLRESHSASRNGWSALLHDSKDCVEPYRSKKYDIQIVDRVGGGDAFASGLIYGLLIKQSSKEALEFAVAASCLKQTIPGDLNHVSISEVEKLYKGDGSGRVER, encoded by the coding sequence ATGAAAAAAGTAGTTACATTCGGTGAAATAATGCTGAGATTAAGCACGCCAGGATTCGAACGGTTCGTTCAATCACAAAGTTTTGATGTTACCTATGGCGGAGGCGAGGCAAACGTTGCGGCGTCACTTTCTAATTACGGGTTGAATAGTTTTTTCGTAACAAAATTACCAAAACATGAAATTGGGCAAGCGGCAATAAATCATTTAAGAAGATATGGAGTTAATACAGAATTTATAGCTCGAGGCGGCGAAAGAGTTGGAATTTATTTTCTTGAAACCGGCGCAAGCCAGCGAGCTTCGAAAGTAGTATATGATAGATCAAACTCCTCCATAAGTAATATTGCGATTAATGATATTGATTGGGAAAAAGTATTTGAAGGAACAGATTGGTTTCACTTCACAGGTATCACTCCAGCACTCGGAAAAAATGCACAAGAAGTTTTAGAAGCTGCTTGTAAAGCAGCTAAATCTAAAGGGATTAAAATAAGTTGTGATTTAAATTTTAGAGCAAAATTGTGGACAGAAAAAGAAGCACAAACTGTAATGGTTCCTCTGATGAATTATGTTGATGTATGCATCGCAAATGAGGAGGACGCAGAAAAAAGTTTGGGTATGAAAGCAAAGGATACTGACATTCATAAGGCAGAACTTGATGAATCGGGTTATTTTGAACTGGCGAAATCCTTAAAAACAAAATTCAATTTTGAGGCCGTTGCAATTACTTTGCGTGAAAGTCACTCAGCTTCCAGAAACGGATGGAGTGCTCTACTCCACGATTCAAAAGATTGTGTTGAACCTTATCGCTCAAAAAAATATGATATTCAAATTGTTGACAGAGTAGGTGGCGGTGACGCTTTTGCAAGCGGACTGATTTATGGTTTATTAATAAAACAATCTTCTAAAGAAGCCCTTGAATTTGCTGTGGCTGCATCATGTTTGAAGCAAACAATTCCGGGGGATTTAAACCACGTATCAATCAGTGAAGTTGAAAAACTATACAAGGGTGATGGTTCAGGCAGAGTAGAACGATAA
- a CDS encoding FadR family transcriptional regulator, whose product MSVINNTSNIFQSLGNRDKVSKIIAHQIEDAIISKQYLPGSKLPSESELCSFFGVSRTSVREAIQSLAAQGLVSINKGKGIFVNELSTQSVSDPIQKYLKQNLSRNFVMDIVHARQMLEPNVAAQAAINHTGEDIERLQNNIDEMENHDGDYKALAKLDMSFHINLAKASQNVIVPLLLEPIYNLIPDVKSSVYQTVREAKEYAVKWHIKILSAVVNNESKEAHDAMMQHLRFAEEHAERMLNAKNK is encoded by the coding sequence ATGTCTGTAATAAATAATACTAGTAATATTTTTCAATCGCTCGGCAATCGGGATAAAGTAAGCAAAATTATTGCTCATCAGATTGAAGACGCAATTATATCAAAACAATATTTGCCTGGGTCAAAACTTCCCTCCGAATCAGAATTATGTTCATTTTTTGGTGTGAGCAGAACTTCAGTAAGAGAAGCAATTCAAAGTTTAGCTGCTCAAGGGTTGGTTTCAATAAATAAGGGAAAGGGGATATTTGTTAATGAACTGAGCACTCAATCGGTTTCTGATCCAATTCAAAAATACCTGAAACAAAATCTTTCACGCAATTTTGTGATGGATATTGTTCACGCTCGACAAATGCTTGAGCCTAATGTGGCAGCCCAGGCGGCAATTAATCATACTGGAGAAGATATTGAACGACTTCAAAATAATATTGACGAAATGGAGAATCATGATGGAGATTATAAAGCACTTGCAAAGTTAGATATGAGTTTTCATATCAATCTGGCAAAAGCATCTCAAAATGTAATTGTACCTTTACTTCTTGAGCCAATTTATAATTTAATTCCAGATGTTAAATCATCAGTGTACCAAACGGTAAGAGAAGCAAAGGAGTACGCAGTTAAATGGCACATAAAGATACTCAGTGCTGTAGTAAATAACGAATCGAAAGAAGCGCATGATGCAATGATGCAGCATCTTAGATTTGCCGAGGAACACGCAGAGAGAATGTTAAATGCGAAGAATAAATAA
- a CDS encoding cupin domain-containing protein, whose product MKYESEIFNLMQNKEWEKVTPGMKRRFMGYDDNIMMVQVHFEKDAIGARHKHFHSQTTYVVSGKFQITIGENKQLLEAGDGFYAPPNVEHEALCLEEGILIDVFSPIREDFMKGVSGYTK is encoded by the coding sequence ATGAAATACGAAAGTGAAATATTTAATCTGATGCAAAATAAAGAATGGGAAAAAGTGACGCCCGGAATGAAAAGAAGATTTATGGGCTACGACGATAATATAATGATGGTACAGGTTCATTTTGAAAAAGATGCGATTGGTGCTCGTCATAAACATTTTCACAGCCAAACCACTTATGTAGTGAGTGGAAAATTTCAAATTACTATTGGTGAAAATAAACAACTACTTGAAGCGGGTGATGGATTTTATGCACCGCCGAATGTAGAACATGAAGCGCTTTGTCTTGAGGAAGGAATATTGATAGATGTATTTTCACCTATTCGAGAGGACTTTATGAAAGGAGTGTCCGGATATACGAAATGA
- a CDS encoding glycoside hydrolase family 28 protein, with protein MPLLQVPKFPDKDFLVTNYGAVGDGVFKNTIAIQNAVDACTNAGGGRVVIPRGIWITGPIVLKDNVNLHLELGALLQFSKDFNDYPVIDAIYEGTMQLRAQSPISSRNANNIAITGDGVIDGGGDAWRYVKKFKLTALQWKALIESGGVVDKSGNNWWPSQSALDASIYIDEMTKKNQKPDYELVRNSPEYLRPVMVNFISSKNILLDGPTFQNSPAWNIHPVMCENLIVRNITVRNPWYSQNGDGIDLESCKNVIVYNSRFDVGDDALCMKSGKNEEGRARGIPTENIIIADCIVYHGHGGFVIGSEMSGGVRNIKVSNCQFIGTDIGLRFKSTRGRGGIVENIYIDNIFMKDISTEAIGFNMFYGGFAPKEDKSADDNSKSAHTVPVSEETPQFKNIFMNQILCIGAENGLILQGLPEMSIKGIELKNSIITANTGVSIYDAENIKIENTKIISSSGIPFNITNSNNVFFDNVESGDNETYFAIEGSKSSEIIIKGVGAEKLGSRVKFGTGVSQNSIKIIK; from the coding sequence ATGCCACTATTACAAGTTCCAAAATTTCCAGATAAAGATTTTCTTGTTACTAATTATGGGGCGGTTGGTGATGGAGTTTTCAAAAATACAATCGCAATTCAGAATGCAGTTGATGCCTGCACAAATGCTGGCGGCGGAAGAGTTGTAATTCCAAGGGGTATTTGGATTACCGGTCCAATAGTTTTAAAAGATAATGTTAATCTTCATCTTGAACTGGGCGCGTTACTGCAATTCAGTAAAGATTTTAATGATTACCCTGTAATTGATGCCATTTACGAGGGAACGATGCAGTTGAGAGCTCAATCTCCAATCAGTTCAAGAAATGCTAATAATATAGCAATTACCGGTGATGGAGTAATTGATGGCGGCGGAGATGCATGGAGATATGTAAAGAAATTTAAATTAACCGCATTACAATGGAAAGCATTAATTGAATCGGGGGGAGTTGTTGACAAATCAGGTAATAATTGGTGGCCCTCTCAATCAGCTCTCGATGCTTCAATTTATATTGATGAGATGACTAAGAAAAATCAGAAGCCAGATTATGAGTTAGTAAGAAATTCTCCCGAGTATCTTCGCCCTGTAATGGTAAATTTTATTTCTTCAAAAAATATTTTACTCGACGGTCCAACTTTTCAAAATTCTCCTGCATGGAATATTCATCCGGTGATGTGCGAAAATTTAATTGTAAGAAATATCACTGTTCGAAATCCTTGGTATTCTCAAAATGGTGATGGAATAGATTTGGAGTCGTGCAAAAATGTTATTGTTTACAATTCAAGATTTGATGTTGGTGATGATGCTCTCTGTATGAAGAGCGGGAAAAATGAGGAAGGGAGAGCAAGAGGCATCCCCACAGAAAATATAATTATAGCCGATTGTATTGTATATCATGGTCATGGCGGATTCGTAATTGGCAGCGAAATGAGCGGCGGGGTTAGAAATATTAAAGTTTCTAATTGTCAATTTATTGGTACAGATATAGGCCTGCGTTTTAAAAGTACCCGTGGACGTGGTGGGATTGTAGAGAATATATATATCGATAATATTTTTATGAAAGATATTTCTACCGAAGCTATTGGTTTTAATATGTTTTATGGAGGTTTTGCTCCTAAAGAGGATAAATCTGCCGATGATAATTCTAAATCGGCTCATACTGTTCCAGTCAGCGAGGAAACTCCTCAATTTAAAAATATATTTATGAATCAAATTCTTTGCATCGGAGCAGAAAATGGATTAATACTTCAAGGTTTGCCCGAAATGAGCATTAAAGGAATCGAATTGAAAAACAGTATAATTACTGCAAATACCGGTGTTTCAATTTATGATGCCGAAAATATAAAAATCGAAAACACAAAAATAATTTCAAGCAGTGGAATTCCATTCAATATTACCAATAGTAATAATGTTTTTTTTGATAATGTAGAAAGCGGGGATAATGAAACCTATTTTGCTATCGAAGGAAGTAAATCTTCAGAAATTATAATAAAAGGAGTCGGAGCTGAGAAACTGGGTTCAAGAGTAAAGTTTGGAACCGGTGTTTCTCAAAATTCAATAAAAATTATAAAATGA